Within Theileria orientalis strain Shintoku DNA, chromosome 4, complete genome, the genomic segment gCTTTAAACGCAGGAACTCTCACATTCTTTTGCTTAGcaattctatttttatttgttttctGTAAATTTAGTTTGTTTTGCTCCATTTTACTTTCGGGGCACTCGTTGTTTAAGTCGTTCTTTCGGCTTATCTTCGCTTAGCTTTATTACCGATTCAATTATTATTGGCTCGGTTTTTCTGCACATTTTCCGGCTGTCCATCAGCTGATCttgttttaacaaattCTTTTTTGGGTTTGTTTTCACTCGCTTTATTATCTAATGGATCTGAGTGAGGTTATTTCCACTCACTGTCAACGCTACTTTGACAACCAGCCGCTTTCTCCCAACGCGTGGTCGCCCTGTTGGCGTGACTACCAACCTGGTTTGGTTGAGTGTTCCGGTGAGGAACACATGCCCGAGGACTTATTCGACTACTACATTTTGGTTGAATCTTTGATCAACGCGGACTCTGAGGGCTCCGCCTCCGGTCAGGACGGCGGGAGCTCCAACTCCTGCTCTTCTGAGTTCGACTTCGGCAAGCATTTGTCCGACATTCTCCGGTCCATAAAATTCCAGGACTCTGTTGCGGGTGATTCGAAATCCTCCGCTTCTGGTGCTTCTGTCAAGGACATCAACTGGTCTGACTTCGAGACTAGCTTTTTGGCCAAGGTTCAGAGCCGTATTTCTGACAGGCCTAACAAGGACTCCAAACCTGACCTTATCTCCCAGCTTATGTCTGACTGGGACTTGAAGAACGGCGTCTCTTTGAAGGGCTCAGGCCTCGAGCCTGACTACAAGGACGGCGGGCTTTACACTGAGTGCAAGCAATGCAGCGGCAAGCTTTCCAACGCCAGCTGGTCCACCAAGAGCAGCCCTTCTCACTCCAAGGACTTTTCTAACGCATTTGTCAGCGGCAATAACTCCGCTCTCCCTCGCGTTGTTGACGGCGTCGAGACCAGACTCAACAGCTCCAGGGGCTCTGACAAGTCTACCAACAGGACTAAATTGGCTGGCAACGCTCCACCCGTCTCTCACAACGGCTTCAGCATCGTCAGCGACTCAAAGACCTCTCTCGTGAACGGCTTCAGCGGTGTTAACGGCTTCGGCGCCAGTGACCTAAAGAACTCTCTCGCGACCGGCTTCGACTACTCTGGGATGGGTTCCAACGTCTTAGTGGACAACGGTGCGATTGGCTTAAACAACTCTCTCGTGAACGGCTACAAGACTGTTAGTGGCTTCAACAGGGTTAACGGCTCATCTCGGAACTTGGGGTTCAGCAACTACTCTCCTATGAGGTCGAAACACGCGAACGGGAACAACTTTGGGAAGAAGGGCAACGGTCAATCTTTCAGGAACCAGCTCGTCGGCAACCCTGTGGTCTACAGGCAGGTGCTAAACAACCAGCTTCTCAACTCCCAGTTCGTCCCCGGCCAGATGATGGGCGCTCCCAACTTGTTCAACGTCCCCTGCTTCAACCCAGGCTACGGGGGTGTCGCCTACGGCGGCGACTACTTCGTCGGTGCCCACTACCTCAGTCCCCATGCCTACGTCCACTCCGACTTCGTCGGCAGCCCCGCCTTCGTTCACGGCGGCTACTACGATAACTTCCGCTACTCCAGGCCCGGGAAGCCTGTCTCCAAGCCTCACTACCACTACAAGCCGTTCAAGAGCAGGCCCGTTCGCAAGAAGAAGGGTAAGCACGACTTCTACGCTGCCCCTTCTCTTAAGGGCGCCGAGTTCGAGCGTGCAACCGAGTTATTGAGGCAGACTCTCCTCTCTCTCTACCGGGACCAGATTATGCCAGTCTACTTCAACGTCAGGGGCCGTTTCCTTGAGTTCAACAAGGACGAGATTGCGCCCGAGCACATAATCGACGTCTGCATCAGGAAGTCCGACGTGTTCAGCGTCGTCTCGAACGGGTCTCTGAACGAGACGTACATCTACCTCGTCGACGAGCCTGAGTGGTTCGTCGGCTGGGTCGACAGGAACGACCTCACTGACCACTACAGCACCGAGGTCTGGGAGCAGTTCTTCGACTTCATAAAGGGCTACAGGGACGAGGAGGGCAACGAGCAGTTCCCCGGCAGCATCTACGGCATGAGCAAGGTAATGCGTCAGCTGAAGCTTCCCTTCATCGAGGGCATGAGTCTCGGGACCATCTGCCACATCATCCAGCTGGCGATCCGGCTAAAGAACTTCCTCTTTTACGAGGTCAAGGCTCTCAAGCCCACTGAGACTGTCAAGAACAACGAGTTTCGCGACATTGTCGACTCTCTGCCTAAGGTGGACCCTGGCAAGTCTTCCTCTGCCTCTAAGGACAAGTTATCTCCCACGACCAGCAAGAGCGCAATTTCTACCGACAGGACCGGACTAAAACGTGTAAATGAAGgagtttaaatatattatcgATCACTAAGCTTCTATACATGGTTATACTATAAATTGGATGtaagatttaaaatatttgcgatttaaaaaaaaataaaaaatattttctCTCATCTGTCACCAGTATTGGGTATACCCATTTTTTAGATTCAAACGCAAAATTTACATGCTAAATCCGTGTAAAATGATTGCATCTATTAATGGCACACTTTAGCATTAGTAAATCTTTCGATCTGGAGGGTCTGGAGCTGAGGAAGGCGGAGGCCAACAGCGCTTTCACGCAATCCGACTACAAAACCGCGTCAAAACTGTATTATAACATTATCAAAGACGCTGTTGGCATAGATACTCTTGATGTTGATGTGGAATTTTTGAAGAATCGAGTGAAAAAATGGTCGTCTCAACTTACACACCCCGACTTCAGGAGACTTCTGTCGACAGTCACGTCAAACATGGCTATGTGTTGTAACCGCATGGAAAAAAGGGAAGATGCAAAAACACTGTTTGAAACCGCGCTAGTCTTCGATGAGAACAACTACAAGGCGAACTACAACCTTGCACATTCCCACTTGATATCCAAGGATTATAACATGTCGCTGTATTATATAGAGAGGTGTCAGAAAATAGTTAAATCTGATCTTCCTAGttggaaaaataaaaaacaaccTCACTTAGATTTAATGGAACAGGTTAGGCAGactttgaaaaaaaatgaCGTGACTAGAGGGGGTGTAAACGACCCGAAGCAATTAGCAGAGGAAGTTTGTAATGAAAACAACGTGACCCTGAATCTGCAAAAGCTCAGACTGATTCCGACTAAAAAGATGATTCAGTCGGAGGCGCTGCCAGAACTGGTTGAACTGTGTCAAAATAAAGTGAGGGACAAAATAGTGGACGACGTACTGGTTTCAGTTTGGTCATGTTTGTACCATATGTTATATAAGTGCgaagaagaatataaaGAGGAACTGCACGCACAATTCATGAATAGTTTTAAAAGCAGAGAATGCAGTTTGTACGACTATGCCAAAAGTTTGTTGAACATTAACAAAGAGAGTGAGCAAGCAGAAGTTGTCTCAGTGTTAAACAACGTGGCCAAGTGTTGTCCCCTGGTCAAAGGAGTAGATGGCTTGAAAGCGTTGCTGCTCCTTATGGAACCGGAGATGCTGGACGTGGATTTAGTACTCAGCTCAATATTGGTGTACTTTTCAAAAACAGCAGCAGTTGCACCAGTTAAGCAGAAGGACGCGTCATTTAACCTGGCGCTGTCGAAGGTGCTGCAAAAGCTGATATCAATGTGCGACGAGGAGTGTTTGGGGTTAAGGGAGCAGTTGGAGGCATGCCTGATGAGTATCTTCAGAATGGAGTTCGAAGGCTACGAGGTGACGCAGGACAGCTTCAGCAACATGGTCAACAGCGCGCTGGAGCCATACGTGAACACAGAGCTGGACGGAGTGAGTGGGAAACCCCTGCTCTCATTTGAAAACAACTGGTACGTAGCAGCAAAGTGTATGTTTCTGGCAAACAAGACGATCTTTAAGGCGCACGTGGTTGTCACAGGGGCAGTGCAGCATTTATGTCGAGTGCATTTTACAGACTATTCAGAAAGAACAAGAAGGCTGTCTTTTGAAACGCTTTTAAACTGCGTTGACTTTGTGGAGTTCAGACAGGAGATGTTGGACTTTGTACACGATAACCAGTGCTTTCTGGAGCTCCTGAATTCACCAGAAGTAGTCAGATTTAGCAACGAGTTGGTAAACAGCGCCAAGGTAAATGCCACTATGACAGGTGTAGGCCAAACGAGTGCAATTGGTAGTGTAACTGATGTAGGCCATAGTAGTTCAAGTGCCAGTGTAACAGATGTGACATACAGCAGTGCAAGAGGAGTCTCAGTAAAGACAGGGCCAGAGGGAGAAGAAGTGAGTAAACACAGTGGAAAACATGAATTTTTAAGATGGATGGTAGAAAGTAGAGTCCTGATGTTTGCAAAGGTCAGTTTGCACTCAGCAGAGGTGAAAGATGAGGTGTTGAACCACTTTGACCTGTGTACTTTGTTGCCAAAGATGGTGCTGAACACAATAAACAGTGGCCTGGAAGAGGATATGGTGTTGCAGGCACTGTCATTTGCAACGCTGCACGAGGAGTTCAAAAGAGCAGACCTGTCATTCATACCAGAACTGGTAaccaaatataaaaaaacagaCTGCTCAACTCTGTTGGTGGTGCAGAGCATAACAAACCTGCTTCGAGGAAGTAAGGACAGGAACAGTTTCATAGAGGACTTGGAGTTGGCGAAGTACGACTCAGAGCAGCTGAAGCAGCTAAAGACGCTCCAGGAAAGGTTGCCAGCACAGGCGAAGC encodes:
- a CDS encoding uncharacterized protein (Armadillo-like helical domain containing protein); the protein is MAHFSISKSFDLEGLELRKAEANSAFTQSDYKTASKLYYNIIKDAVGIDTLDVDVEFLKNRVKKWSSQLTHPDFRRLLSTVTSNMAMCCNRMEKREDAKTLFETALVFDENNYKANYNLAHSHLISKDYNMSLYYIERCQKIVKSDLPSWKNKKQPHLDLMEQVRQTLKKNDVTRGGVNDPKQLAEEVCNENNVTLNLQKLRLIPTKKMIQSEALPELVELCQNKVRDKIVDDVLVSVWSCLYHMLYKCEEEYKEELHAQFMNSFKSRECSLYDYAKSLLNINKESEQAEVVSVLNNVAKCCPLVKGVDGLKALLLLMEPEMLDVDLVLSSILVYFSKTAAVAPVKQKDASFNLALSKVLQKLISMCDEECLGLREQLEACLMSIFRMEFEGYEVTQDSFSNMVNSALEPYVNTELDGVSGKPLLSFENNWYVAAKCMFLANKTIFKAHVVVTGAVQHLCRVHFTDYSERTRRLSFETLLNCVDFVEFRQEMLDFVHDNQCFLELLNSPEVVRFSNELVNSAKVNATMTGPEGEEVSKHSGKHEFLRWMVESRVLMFAKVSLHSAEVKDEVLNHFDLCTLLPKMVLNTINSGLEEDMVLQALSFATLHEEFKRADLSFIPELVTKYKKTDCSTLLVVQSITNLLRGSKDRNSFIEDLELAKYDSEQLKQLKTLQERLPAQAKLTTNGNYFEGNDESANMARSVVFSVGDNAVPTYLAKVHKSAASEHTKMLLVEALHYLALNVNHRRQLNALGVLRILINVANSSKYRQSDNRLAATYRSMSCYKLVVQSVAHLCIATSPTNLTFNDAQDAVKPLLNLLEDENELFQYESALALTNLLSINDDVRRRVFALGGWDRFSSLLFSDNEMLKTAALEGWCNLCAGDDVVHGHFYGKIRAQVEATPEGNVFEVSVHDINIMLMFIAHNLRQNTVSAASGAFALLVRDSRIAQYMPFVSRFENVLKTLDGTDDASIIHRLLTALSCVVNSKLRDANEVNEAHFNSVVENIRAAVRHTAGPL